Genomic window (Chloroflexota bacterium):
TCACCCTAGCTACATCGGCAAAGAAGGGGTTGGAGTTATCAGGAACGATCAGACCAATCGTATGGCTTATCCCTTGTCTGAGACTGCGGGCCAAGCTGTTGGGATGGTAATTCAATTCTTCCATCGCTTTCAACACTCTTTCGCGTAGCTCTTCGCTTACGTGGCGCGTTTCATTAATCACGTGTGATACAGTTGTGACTGAAACTCCAGCAGCTTGGGCCACATCCTTCATCGTCGCCATAGCCCAGTCCTTTGAGCAGAGTACTGAAAGTCCACAGGGCTTTTTCTGAATAATTATGCCCCTCAACAGCGAAATCTTGGTTAAGCAAACGGTTGCGCAAACGATTGCTAATTAATATAGCACAAAGATGTTCATTTGTCAAGAGCTCAAGTGCGCTTGGGCCAATAGATCGTTACCAGGTGATGCAGGCGATCTTGACAAAAGGTGGTGCTCCTGTGGTAAAAGAGTTGTGGCAAAAACTTCACCAGGAGGAGCACCACCTATGGCCGATCTGGCCTACCGGGAAGTATACACTATGAATCGCGTTCAAGCAAGACACCATCTCGTGCAAACCCATCAGGAAATGGGCAGCATCAGCACCACAGCACGCCGCTGGCATACCTCTAGGCAAGGTCGTGCGCAAGTGGCTGCGCCGTGCCGATGAGCACATTGCCTTGTTGCCTCCGCTCTCGCTCGACCCTATTAGCACGGACTTATTGCTGCCTTGCGACAAGCAGGATGGAACGATCTATTGGCCACTTACATCTTCTGTGGGTTTTGGCAATTAACGTCCGCCAAAGGGATACGGAGCCGTGACGTCATAATAGGTCACGATTAGAACCAGCACAAGCATCAGGATGATACCTACAAAATGGATCAGATTCTCTCTGGCGGGGTCTATGTGCTTGCCTCGTAAGGCTTCGAGGGTGACAAAGAGCAAACGACTCCCATCGAGACCAGGAAAGGGTAAGAGATTTGTTGCAGCGAGCGCTGCACTGAGAGTTGCGATGAGTTGCAACAAGGGGAACCACCATCCACTAGTTACTATCTGCTGGGCAGCCTGCCCAGTCAATTGAGCGATGCCAACCGGGCCAACCGGACGCACCAAGTCCACGGGAATTAGACCGCGCAGTATTTTTATGGGCAGTAAGAATAGAGACGAGACAGAGAGCAGTGTTTCCATCACTGCTCTGCGGATAGCTTCAGGCCATGGGTAGGAGACGACCTCTACCCAGCCGGCATCGTTGCGCACCGCCACACCGCGTGATTCCATTTTCACAAACCAAGGCCCTCCAGGTGGCAGAGACAAGGTCAAGCGGCGTCCATGACGGCGAATGGTTACCTTTCTGATGTCACCGTTCACCGACCTGGCATAGACGATAAGGTCCAACACAGTAGAGACTTCGTGATCATCCACAGCTAGGATTAGATCGTTGTCCTCAAAGCCTATCGCATATGCCACAGAACCAGGCAATACTTTCTGTACCCCTACTGCCAGGTCATGTGCGACAGGCCAGCCCGTTACAAACCCAATGCTGAAGAGGACAACAGACAGCATCAGATTCAGCGCAGGACCACCGAGCAAGAATGCAGCACGCGCGTGTGCCTCTTTATCGGTGAACAAAGTGCCTGGTGCCCCCTCTTCTGCTAGGCGGACAAATGCTCCAAAGGGTATCAAATTCAGGGTATACATTGTTTCGCCGATGCGAGCGAGGGTAATCAGACGCGGAGGATATCCCAGTCCGAACTCTTCTACATGTAACCCAATCCGTTTGGCCATAACCAGGTGGCCAAATTCATGGACAAACATTAGTAGGCTCAGTACAACGATGGCGGAAAGGACAATGATCAAAGATTCCCCCCTTGCAATCAGCAAGTGTCCATAGCTATGCCTTCTCTATGAGCATTATAGCAGAGGAAACGCTTTTCCACAAGCATCGCTCTCTTGGTGGGTTAAGGGATTGTGTCCTCTATAGATAATGTTGCCTGTAGATGCTGCAAATCCACCTTGGCGGTAAGATCAATGGTCAAAGGGCTAATGGAGATCACTCGATCCACAGCCACGGCATGGATATCAGAATCAGGTTCCAATGCTTCATAATCAATTTCACGCACATATCCAGACAGGTGCTTCTGTCCTTCTATATCAATACTCGATGGAGAAACCCAGTACTGTTGTCGGGAAACTCGGGTGAAGCGCCAAGGAGTATGGGGCCTGGCTGTACAAGGGACATCGAGCTTCAGAATGTCAATTCCCCTCGGCATGCCGTGAGTCAGCAGCCATTTGGCAAATCGGTGCACGAATACCGCCGCTGTGCTAAAGTCCACTTCGGTACTTTGGCTAAAATGAAATCTCCGCTCCGTCTCCAGTGAAGCAGCCAATGTCGGGATACCGAAGCCAGCTGCTTCTAGCGCTGCTCCAATCGTTCCAGAAATTGTAATGCCCGCACCCAGATTTTCGCCGTAATTAATGCCTGAAATGACTAGATCAGGCATCCTGGGCAGGATACACAGCAAGCCATAGCGCACTACCTGGGCAGGCGGTTTGTCCACAGCAAAGGCACGCACTCGCGTACCATCAACAACTAGGTTGCTTTCTTCTACATGGGTTGGACCCCCGATGAAACTGCGGCTGAGT
Coding sequences:
- the surE gene encoding 5'/3'-nucleotidase SurE, whose amino-acid sequence is MDKGNHALILITNDDGIASPGLVAAVRSVLSLAEVWVVAPSVQCSGLSRSFIGGPTHVEESNLVVDGTRVRAFAVDKPPAQVVRYGLLCILPRMPDLVISGINYGENLGAGITISGTIGAALEAAGFGIPTLAASLETERRFHFSQSTEVDFSTAAVFVHRFAKWLLTHGMPRGIDILKLDVPCTARPHTPWRFTRVSRQQYWVSPSSIDIEGQKHLSGYVREIDYEALEPDSDIHAVAVDRVISISPLTIDLTAKVDLQHLQATLSIEDTIP
- a CDS encoding site-2 protease family protein, with amino-acid sequence MIIVLSAIVVLSLLMFVHEFGHLVMAKRIGLHVEEFGLGYPPRLITLARIGETMYTLNLIPFGAFVRLAEEGAPGTLFTDKEAHARAAFLLGGPALNLMLSVVLFSIGFVTGWPVAHDLAVGVQKVLPGSVAYAIGFEDNDLILAVDDHEVSTVLDLIVYARSVNGDIRKVTIRRHGRRLTLSLPPGGPWFVKMESRGVAVRNDAGWVEVVSYPWPEAIRRAVMETLLSVSSLFLLPIKILRGLIPVDLVRPVGPVGIAQLTGQAAQQIVTSGWWFPLLQLIATLSAALAATNLLPFPGLDGSRLLFVTLEALRGKHIDPARENLIHFVGIILMLVLVLIVTYYDVTAPYPFGGR